A window from Candidatus Margulisiibacteriota bacterium encodes these proteins:
- a CDS encoding YtxH domain-containing protein — MGKMGGFLKTVTLGGLLGLVAGLLFAPQKGEDSRKQLQDAVEKGKDKFQEIKGKMGGCCGGDSDCCKD, encoded by the coding sequence ATGGGTAAAATGGGTGGTTTCCTGAAAACGGTCACTTTGGGTGGGTTGCTCGGTCTGGTCGCCGGCTTGCTTTTTGCCCCGCAAAAAGGGGAAGATTCCCGCAAACAGCTGCAGGACGCGGTGGAAAAGGGGAAAGATAAGTTCCAGGAGATAAAAGGGAAGATGGGCGGCTGCTGCGGCGGAGACTCTGATTGCTGCAAAGACTAG
- the pheA gene encoding prephenate dehydratase — MKVGFLGPEGTNSEEACQLYLKKLEDKAELLPFSTIHDVLYAADRGKINEAIVPIENSIEGTIGTVTDMLVKDVDLLIRQELVIPIYHYLIVQKGIGLQEITDVISNPQVLDQCKDFLRKHLPGVKLHLAYSSADAVRQVATSLGEKVIAHGRVKGSVFAAIGTAASAKLYNLRIVSAKINAQDNRTRFVVLSKKDHPRTGRDKTSIVFSIASDRPGGLHDVLSEFAVRNINLTKIESRPSKKALGDYYFFVDMLGHRNDREIAETLKEIKRKTSRLKLLGSYPRGK, encoded by the coding sequence ATGAAGGTAGGATTTCTCGGTCCTGAGGGGACGAACAGCGAAGAGGCCTGCCAGCTTTACTTGAAAAAGCTCGAGGATAAAGCGGAACTGCTCCCGTTCTCCACGATCCACGACGTGCTCTACGCCGCCGACCGCGGCAAGATCAACGAGGCGATCGTCCCGATCGAGAACTCGATCGAGGGGACGATCGGCACCGTGACCGACATGCTGGTCAAGGACGTCGATCTGCTGATCCGGCAGGAGCTGGTCATCCCGATCTATCATTACCTGATCGTCCAGAAAGGGATCGGCCTTCAGGAGATCACCGACGTCATTTCCAACCCCCAGGTACTGGACCAGTGCAAGGATTTCCTGCGGAAACATCTGCCCGGGGTCAAGCTCCACCTGGCTTACAGTTCCGCCGACGCGGTCCGCCAGGTGGCGACCTCGCTGGGCGAAAAGGTCATCGCGCACGGGCGGGTCAAGGGGAGCGTCTTTGCGGCGATCGGTACGGCTGCCTCCGCCAAGCTTTATAACCTGCGCATCGTTTCCGCCAAGATCAACGCCCAGGATAATCGGACCCGCTTCGTCGTGCTCTCGAAAAAGGACCACCCGCGGACCGGGCGCGACAAGACCTCGATCGTCTTTTCCATCGCCAGCGACCGGCCGGGCGGCCTGCACGACGTGCTCAGCGAATTCGCCGTCCGCAATATCAATCTGACCAAGATCGAGTCGCGGCCTTCTAAAAAGGCGCTCGGCGATTACTATTTCTTCGTCGACATGTTGGGACACCGGAACGACCGGGAGATCGCCGAGACCCTCAAAGAGATCAAGCGGAAGACCTCGCGGCTCAAGCTGCTCGGCTCGTACCCGCGGGGGAAATAA
- a CDS encoding cytidine/deoxycytidylate deaminase family protein produces the protein MTRPSWDDYFLKIAQDVSERATCIKRQVGAIIVKDHRILASGYNGAPKGFDHCTEQTCIRKQMNVPSGQRHELCRGLHAEQNAIIQAAWHGVRIEGGTMYCNYQPCVICVKMMINAGIVRLVYTGGYPDELAQEMLKESDLEVVKYEGRISRS, from the coding sequence ATGACCAGGCCTTCATGGGACGACTATTTTCTGAAGATCGCCCAGGACGTCTCCGAACGGGCCACCTGCATCAAACGCCAGGTCGGCGCGATCATCGTCAAAGACCACCGGATCCTGGCCAGCGGCTACAACGGCGCGCCAAAAGGTTTTGACCACTGCACGGAGCAGACCTGCATCCGCAAGCAGATGAACGTCCCCTCCGGCCAGCGGCACGAACTCTGCCGCGGCCTGCACGCCGAGCAGAACGCCATCATCCAGGCCGCCTGGCACGGGGTGCGGATCGAAGGGGGGACGATGTACTGCAACTATCAGCCGTGCGTCATCTGTGTTAAAATGATGATCAATGCCGGCATCGTCAGGCTGGTTTACACCGGCGGGTATCCGGACGAATTGGCCCAGGAGATGCTGAAAGAATCTGATCTGGAGGTAGTGAAATATGAAGGTAGGATTTCTCGGTCCTGA
- a CDS encoding transketolase family protein produces the protein MRSEATRDAYGRVLAELGKENKDIVVLDADLSVSTKTCTFAKAFPDRFFDLGIAEQDMIGTAAGLAAAGKIAFASTFAVFASGRAWDQIRMSVAYTRLNVKVVVTHAGITTGEDGASHQANEDIAIMRAIPNLTVVVPADALETEKVIRAAVALYGPMYIRLSRPKTPVITEGVNYEFKIGRGVVLKEGKAATIIACGMMVGKALAAAEILGKAGIDARVVNMHTIKPLDKELIVRCARETGAIVTAEEHSILGGLGGAVAEVVVENETVPMARVGLHDVFGESGTPDELLVKYGLTPENIVTAVQAVLKRKK, from the coding sequence ATGAGGAGCGAAGCGACCCGCGACGCTTACGGCCGGGTCCTGGCCGAGCTCGGCAAAGAGAACAAGGATATTGTCGTTCTCGACGCCGATCTCTCCGTGTCGACCAAGACCTGCACTTTTGCCAAGGCTTTTCCCGACCGCTTTTTTGACCTGGGGATCGCCGAACAGGACATGATCGGCACCGCCGCCGGCCTGGCGGCGGCCGGCAAGATCGCTTTCGCTTCGACTTTTGCCGTCTTTGCTTCCGGCCGCGCCTGGGACCAGATCAGGATGTCGGTCGCTTATACCCGCCTGAACGTAAAAGTGGTCGTTACCCACGCCGGCATTACCACCGGCGAAGACGGCGCTTCGCACCAGGCGAACGAGGATATCGCCATCATGCGGGCGATCCCGAACCTGACGGTAGTCGTGCCGGCCGACGCGCTGGAGACCGAAAAGGTCATCCGGGCGGCGGTCGCTCTTTACGGACCGATGTATATCCGCCTCAGCCGGCCCAAGACCCCGGTCATTACCGAAGGGGTAAATTACGAATTCAAGATCGGCCGGGGGGTCGTGCTGAAAGAAGGCAAGGCCGCGACGATCATCGCCTGCGGTATGATGGTCGGCAAAGCGCTGGCCGCGGCGGAGATCCTGGGCAAAGCGGGGATCGACGCACGCGTGGTCAACATGCACACGATCAAGCCGCTGGATAAAGAGCTGATCGTCCGCTGCGCGCGCGAGACCGGCGCGATCGTGACGGCCGAAGAGCACTCGATCCTCGGCGGGCTGGGCGGCGCCGTGGCGGAAGTGGTGGTGGAGAACGAAACGGTGCCGATGGCCCGGGTCGGCTTGCACGACGTGTTCGGCGAATCGGGCACCCCCGACGAGCTCCTGGTCAAATACGGCTTGACCCCCGAAAACATTGTCACGGCCGTCCAGGCAGTCCTGAAGAGGAAAAAATGA
- a CDS encoding transketolase, translating to MNGKELEAKANKLRQHIIQMTCAAASGHPGGSLSAADIIAVLYFHQLRHKPQEPNWADRDRFVMSKGHAAPVLYAALAESGYFPVDYLKTLRRVGSALQGHIDMLSLPGIEMSTGSLGQGLSAANGMALAARLDKKAWRVYCLLGDGECQEGQVWEAVMTAAHYKLDNLTAIVDHNKFQIDGCLADIKNLAPLADRWKAFGWNVITCDGHQVPALIAALDQAGQAKGKPTVIIANTIKGKGVSFMEANPLDYHGKAPSPDEEKKALGELCRLPGPDR from the coding sequence ATGAACGGCAAAGAACTGGAAGCGAAAGCGAACAAGCTGCGCCAGCACATTATCCAGATGACCTGCGCGGCCGCTTCCGGGCATCCGGGCGGCTCGCTCTCGGCGGCCGACATCATCGCCGTCCTTTATTTCCACCAGCTCCGGCACAAACCGCAGGAACCGAACTGGGCGGACCGCGACCGCTTCGTGATGAGCAAGGGCCACGCTGCGCCGGTCCTCTACGCCGCGCTGGCGGAGTCGGGATATTTCCCCGTCGATTACCTCAAGACCTTGCGCCGGGTCGGCAGCGCGCTGCAAGGGCACATCGATATGCTGTCGCTCCCCGGGATCGAAATGTCGACCGGCTCGCTCGGCCAGGGGCTGTCGGCGGCGAACGGCATGGCGCTGGCCGCCCGCCTCGATAAAAAGGCCTGGCGCGTCTATTGCCTGCTGGGCGACGGCGAATGCCAGGAGGGGCAGGTCTGGGAAGCGGTGATGACCGCGGCCCATTATAAGCTCGACAACTTAACGGCGATCGTCGATCACAACAAGTTCCAGATCGACGGCTGCCTGGCAGACATCAAGAACCTGGCGCCGCTGGCGGACCGGTGGAAAGCCTTTGGCTGGAACGTTATCACCTGCGACGGGCATCAGGTCCCGGCGCTCATTGCGGCGCTGGACCAGGCCGGACAGGCAAAGGGAAAACCGACCGTGATTATTGCCAACACCATCAAGGGGAAAGGGGTCAGTTTCATGGAAGCGAACCCGCTCGATTACCACGGTAAGGCGCCCTCGCCGGACGAAGAGAAAAAAGCGCTGGGCGAACTTTGCCGGCTGCCGGGGCCGGACCGATGA
- the murB gene encoding UDP-N-acetylmuramate dehydrogenase, translated as MKLARNEPLKKHTSFRIGGPADYFCVPRDVAELAEALTFARVRKMAVAIMGAGTNLLCLDKGFRGLVIKFAGGLNKLTVHGRMVHAGGGTPLPLLVNTAQRHGLSGLEFLAGIPGTVGGAVVMNAGAWGKAIGRSVVRVVVLDQAGREKVLRPAALRFGYRRSALQSGKYLVVEVVLRLRRGRKRSIKARIKAFLKERQAKQPLGSPNAGSVFKNPPGKYAGKLLEAAGCKGMRFGDAQVSPKHANFIVNLGEAKARDVLKLMTRMMERAKIKLEPELKIMVKSNL; from the coding sequence ATGAAACTGGCGCGCAACGAGCCGTTAAAAAAACACACTTCGTTCCGCATCGGCGGACCGGCGGACTATTTTTGCGTGCCGCGGGACGTTGCCGAACTGGCCGAAGCGCTGACCTTTGCCCGGGTCAGGAAAATGGCGGTCGCGATCATGGGGGCGGGGACGAACCTGTTATGTCTGGACAAGGGGTTCCGCGGCCTGGTCATCAAGTTCGCCGGCGGCCTGAACAAGCTGACGGTCCACGGGCGGATGGTCCATGCCGGCGGCGGAACGCCGCTGCCGCTTTTGGTCAACACCGCGCAGCGTCACGGTCTTTCCGGCCTGGAGTTCCTGGCCGGTATCCCGGGGACCGTCGGGGGCGCCGTGGTGATGAACGCGGGCGCCTGGGGAAAGGCGATCGGCCGTTCGGTCGTCCGGGTGGTCGTGCTCGATCAGGCCGGACGGGAAAAGGTTTTGCGGCCGGCCGCTCTCCGCTTCGGTTACCGGCGCAGCGCGCTGCAGAGCGGCAAGTACCTGGTCGTCGAAGTTGTCCTGCGCCTCCGCCGGGGGCGCAAGCGGTCGATCAAGGCGCGCATCAAGGCTTTTCTCAAAGAGCGCCAGGCCAAACAGCCGCTGGGGAGCCCGAACGCCGGTTCGGTCTTTAAAAACCCGCCGGGCAAATACGCCGGCAAACTGCTGGAAGCGGCGGGCTGTAAAGGGATGCGTTTTGGCGACGCACAGGTCTCGCCCAAGCACGCGAACTTTATCGTCAACCTGGGCGAGGCCAAAGCGCGCGACGTTCTGAAGCTGATGACCAGGATGATGGAGCGGGCAAAAATCAAACTTGAGCCGGAGCTGAAAATCATGGTAAAATCGAATTTATGA
- the murC gene encoding UDP-N-acetylmuramate--L-alanine ligase has protein sequence MELDLERAKNIHLVGVGGCGVSGIARILHEMGFKVSGSDLKEGPNTIRLKDLGVKIHIGHESSQVRDADILVYSSAVTEENPEMKEARAKGIKIAKRAEVLAWIMQRSRLKIAVAGTHGKTTTTAMIARVLEAAKLNPTYLIGCDMDYMDGNAKLGDGQFFVAEADESDSSFLYYAPTAAVITNIEADHMEHFGSMEELFATFERFAEKVDPEGFIAIDGTDRNNQHLKKAVNRRFITYGLDAEMQYSAADLKFANFSSAYTLLHNGEEQGKVTLSVPGWQNVLNSLAVFAVCQEYGLDFATIANALQTFIGARRRFSTVGEQDGVLIIDDYAHHPTEIKATLAAARSGWPGRRIICVFQPHRYTRTFLLKEQFGKAFDNADKVIITDIYAASEKPIPGVTGRTISDQLPAAKTTFIPKKEQIAQALIGELKEGDIVMTLGAGDIFNVGKEILSRLKMKP, from the coding sequence ATGGAACTAGATCTCGAACGGGCAAAAAATATCCACCTGGTCGGGGTCGGCGGCTGCGGCGTTTCCGGCATCGCCCGGATACTGCACGAGATGGGCTTCAAGGTCAGCGGGTCGGACCTCAAGGAAGGGCCGAACACGATCCGGCTCAAGGACCTGGGGGTCAAGATCCACATCGGGCACGAATCGTCCCAGGTCCGCGACGCCGACATCCTGGTCTATTCCTCGGCGGTCACCGAAGAAAACCCGGAAATGAAAGAGGCCCGGGCCAAAGGGATCAAGATCGCCAAGCGGGCCGAGGTCCTGGCCTGGATCATGCAGCGGTCCCGGCTGAAGATCGCGGTCGCCGGGACGCACGGCAAGACGACGACCACGGCGATGATCGCCCGGGTGCTGGAAGCGGCCAAGCTCAATCCGACCTACCTGATCGGCTGCGACATGGATTACATGGACGGGAACGCCAAGCTGGGCGACGGCCAGTTCTTCGTCGCCGAGGCCGACGAATCGGACAGCTCGTTCCTCTATTACGCGCCGACCGCCGCGGTCATCACCAACATCGAAGCGGACCACATGGAGCATTTCGGCAGCATGGAAGAGCTGTTCGCGACCTTCGAGCGGTTCGCCGAAAAGGTCGATCCCGAAGGTTTTATCGCGATCGACGGGACCGACCGGAACAACCAGCACCTGAAAAAAGCGGTTAACCGCCGCTTCATCACTTACGGCCTGGATGCCGAGATGCAGTACAGCGCCGCCGACCTCAAATTCGCCAACTTCAGCTCGGCTTACACGCTCCTGCACAACGGCGAAGAGCAGGGGAAGGTCACGCTCTCCGTTCCCGGCTGGCAGAACGTGCTGAACAGCCTGGCGGTCTTTGCCGTCTGCCAGGAATACGGCCTGGATTTCGCCACGATCGCCAACGCGCTGCAGACCTTCATCGGCGCCCGGCGGCGTTTCTCCACCGTCGGGGAACAGGACGGGGTTCTGATCATCGACGATTACGCCCATCATCCGACCGAGATCAAGGCGACTTTGGCGGCCGCCCGCTCGGGTTGGCCGGGGCGCCGGATCATCTGCGTTTTTCAGCCGCACCGGTACACCCGGACCTTCCTGCTGAAAGAGCAGTTCGGCAAGGCGTTCGATAACGCCGATAAGGTGATCATCACCGACATCTACGCCGCGTCCGAGAAACCGATCCCGGGCGTGACCGGCCGGACGATCTCGGACCAGCTCCCGGCGGCCAAAACGACCTTTATCCCGAAAAAAGAGCAGATCGCCCAGGCGCTGATCGGCGAACTGAAAGAAGGGGACATTGTCATGACCCTGGGAGCGGGAGATATCTTCAACGTCGGGAAAGAGATCCTCTCCCGCTTAAAGATGAAACCATGA
- the murG gene encoding undecaprenyldiphospho-muramoylpentapeptide beta-N-acetylglucosaminyltransferase, whose protein sequence is MSPENRKVVIVAGGTGGHIYPGIAVAQALAGADILFIGSAAGLEKELVPPAGFNLKLIRARALTRQFSYKAVTAPFVTIIGFFQALAILAAFAPRVVLTMGGYAALPVVLAAKALGIKLYVHEQNVLPGVTNKLAFRLADKVFLSFPESLKYCAGEVVGNPVRAEILKARRTKKDRQVVLVLGGSQGARSLNQAVAAALPKVDGRRWEIVHSVGRRDFPQYGHLRSEHYRPLEYIADMAEALAGADLVVSRAGATALAEFTVVGLPMVLVPYPYAAEDHQELNADVMVRGGAARKIADRDFTAERFLALLNDRTLDLPRMGENAKKLARPAAARLIAEALWN, encoded by the coding sequence ATGTCTCCAGAAAACCGTAAAGTCGTGATCGTCGCTGGGGGGACCGGCGGCCATATTTATCCGGGGATCGCGGTCGCTCAAGCCCTGGCCGGAGCGGACATCCTTTTTATCGGCAGCGCCGCCGGGCTGGAAAAAGAGCTGGTCCCGCCGGCCGGTTTTAACTTGAAGCTGATCAGGGCGCGGGCGCTGACGCGGCAATTTTCTTACAAGGCGGTGACCGCCCCGTTCGTGACGATCATCGGCTTTTTCCAGGCGTTGGCGATACTGGCGGCTTTTGCGCCCCGGGTGGTGCTGACCATGGGCGGTTACGCGGCGCTGCCGGTCGTCCTGGCCGCCAAAGCGCTGGGGATCAAGCTTTATGTCCACGAGCAGAACGTTCTCCCCGGCGTGACCAACAAATTGGCTTTCCGGCTGGCCGACAAGGTTTTTCTCTCTTTTCCCGAGTCGCTGAAGTATTGCGCGGGCGAGGTGGTCGGTAACCCGGTCCGGGCGGAGATCCTGAAAGCGCGCCGGACCAAAAAGGACAGACAAGTCGTGCTGGTCCTGGGCGGATCGCAGGGAGCGAGAAGCTTGAACCAGGCGGTCGCCGCGGCGTTGCCGAAAGTGGACGGCCGCCGCTGGGAGATCGTGCACAGCGTCGGCCGGCGCGATTTTCCCCAATACGGACACCTGCGTTCCGAACATTACCGGCCGCTGGAGTACATCGCTGACATGGCGGAAGCTTTGGCCGGGGCCGATCTGGTCGTCAGCCGGGCCGGCGCCACGGCGCTCGCCGAATTCACGGTCGTCGGCCTGCCGATGGTCCTGGTCCCGTACCCTTACGCGGCCGAAGACCACCAGGAGCTGAATGCCGATGTCATGGTCCGCGGCGGCGCGGCGCGCAAGATCGCCGACCGTGATTTTACCGCCGAACGGTTCCTGGCCTTGCTGAACGATCGAACGCTCGATCTGCCGCGGATGGGCGAGAACGCCAAAAAACTGGCCCGGCCGGCAGCGGCCCGGCTGATCGCCGAGGCGCTATGGAACTAG
- the ftsW gene encoding putative lipid II flippase FtsW has product MPKPKSLDYLFLFAVIALCAVGLTMVFSASPTMAMKYGDTLYFVKRQLFYLALGFAALYYAYRLDLDNLKSKAGLIMVMAVALLIAVFIPGVGRKVLGASRWIDLGILSFQPSEFIKFAMVLFMAKWLADRKTVLGDLVKGFLPPLLLLGLVSLLIMKQPDMGTNLAIAGTFFVMLFVAGANLWHLGGLGLLGILVIAALSITTPYRLRRLLAYLDPWQDPQGIGFHIIQSLLAVGSGGLFGLGLGASRQKFFYLPQQFTDFIFAILCEELGFVGGAAVVCLFSLFAARGFLIAMAAKDDFKRYLAVGLVSWLTIQALINIMVVLGIIPTTGIPLPFISYGGTATIINLFAVGVVLNVSRKP; this is encoded by the coding sequence ATGCCGAAGCCTAAAAGCCTAGACTATTTATTTCTGTTCGCCGTCATCGCGCTCTGCGCCGTCGGGTTGACCATGGTCTTTTCCGCCAGTCCGACGATGGCGATGAAATACGGGGACACGCTTTATTTCGTCAAGCGCCAGCTCTTTTATCTGGCGCTCGGCTTCGCCGCGTTGTATTATGCCTACCGGCTCGACCTTGATAACCTGAAAAGCAAAGCCGGTTTGATCATGGTCATGGCGGTCGCCCTGCTGATCGCCGTCTTTATTCCCGGAGTAGGCCGCAAGGTGCTGGGCGCCTCGCGCTGGATCGACCTCGGTATCCTGTCGTTCCAGCCTTCCGAGTTTATCAAGTTCGCCATGGTCCTGTTCATGGCCAAGTGGCTGGCGGACCGCAAAACAGTGCTCGGCGACCTGGTCAAGGGGTTCTTGCCGCCGTTGCTGTTGTTGGGCCTGGTCTCGCTCCTGATCATGAAGCAGCCCGACATGGGGACGAACCTGGCGATCGCCGGGACCTTTTTTGTCATGCTGTTCGTGGCCGGAGCGAATCTCTGGCATCTGGGTGGCCTGGGCCTGCTGGGCATACTGGTGATCGCCGCGCTCAGCATTACCACGCCGTATCGCCTGCGGCGCCTGCTGGCTTATCTTGACCCGTGGCAGGACCCTCAGGGGATCGGTTTTCACATCATCCAGTCGCTCCTCGCCGTCGGTTCCGGCGGTTTGTTCGGCCTGGGCTTGGGCGCTTCGCGGCAAAAGTTCTTTTACCTGCCGCAGCAATTCACCGATTTTATCTTCGCGATCCTGTGCGAAGAGCTCGGTTTCGTCGGCGGCGCGGCGGTGGTCTGTTTGTTTTCCCTGTTCGCGGCCCGGGGCTTCTTGATCGCTATGGCGGCCAAAGACGACTTCAAGCGTTACCTGGCCGTCGGCCTGGTCAGCTGGCTGACAATTCAGGCGCTGATCAATATCATGGTGGTGCTCGGGATCATACCGACGACCGGCATCCCTTTGCCGTTCATCAGTTACGGCGGGACCGCGACCATTATCAATCTGTTCGCCGTGGGAGTAGTGTTAAATGTCTCCAGAAAACCGTAA
- the murD gene encoding UDP-N-acetylmuramoyl-L-alanine--D-glutamate ligase, giving the protein MELKGKKVAIFGLGKSGLAAKDKLSALGAVIRTTDSKVSPHTLDDIAGADLIVVSPGVHLDIPVLREAKKRGIKIVAELELASWFIKKPIVAITGTNGKTTTTTLVGEMLKAAGRRVFVGGNIGAPLAGIADADLDYIVAEVSSYQLEACDTFKPYVSVLLNIQPDHLERHHTMAEYIQQKARIFANQTGDDYLVYNEDDPEVKKMVLGARCRVLGFAKERAAEIITIKPEEIKIPGKHNLENALAAAQAAALCGVPTAVVAEVLKTFPGVEHRIEYAVTVNGVDFYNDSKGTNPDSTMVAIDTFPGRGIVLILGGKDKGTDLQPLARKIRERVKAVVTIGEAAERFTAALKAAGYDQVYPAGFSLADAVKQAQGLAKSGDLVLFSPACASFDMFNNYEERGRAFKQLCRSLKA; this is encoded by the coding sequence ATGGAGCTAAAAGGGAAAAAGGTCGCGATCTTCGGGCTGGGCAAAAGCGGCCTGGCGGCCAAGGATAAACTGTCGGCGCTCGGCGCGGTCATTAGAACGACCGATTCCAAAGTCAGCCCGCACACGCTCGACGATATCGCGGGGGCCGACTTGATCGTGGTCAGCCCGGGGGTCCATTTAGATATCCCGGTTCTGCGGGAAGCGAAAAAGCGGGGGATCAAGATCGTGGCCGAGCTGGAGCTGGCTTCCTGGTTCATCAAGAAACCGATCGTCGCCATTACCGGGACCAACGGCAAAACGACCACGACCACCCTGGTCGGCGAGATGCTGAAAGCGGCCGGCCGGCGGGTCTTTGTCGGGGGTAACATCGGCGCGCCGCTGGCCGGGATTGCCGACGCGGACCTGGATTATATCGTGGCCGAGGTCAGCAGCTACCAGCTGGAAGCGTGCGACACGTTCAAACCGTACGTCAGCGTGCTGCTTAATATCCAGCCGGACCATCTCGAACGGCACCACACGATGGCCGAATACATACAGCAAAAGGCGCGAATATTCGCTAACCAGACGGGTGACGATTATCTGGTCTATAACGAGGACGACCCGGAGGTCAAAAAAATGGTACTGGGTGCCAGGTGCCGGGTACTGGGGTTTGCAAAGGAGCGGGCGGCGGAAATCATCACCATCAAACCGGAAGAAATAAAGATCCCGGGGAAACATAACCTGGAAAACGCGCTGGCCGCGGCGCAGGCTGCCGCACTCTGCGGCGTGCCCACAGCGGTCGTGGCCGAGGTCTTAAAGACTTTTCCCGGCGTGGAGCACAGGATCGAATACGCCGTGACGGTCAACGGCGTCGATTTTTACAACGATTCCAAGGGAACTAACCCGGACTCGACCATGGTGGCGATCGACACTTTCCCCGGCCGGGGGATCGTGTTGATCCTGGGGGGCAAGGATAAAGGGACCGACCTGCAGCCGCTGGCCCGGAAGATCAGGGAACGGGTCAAGGCGGTCGTCACGATCGGCGAAGCGGCTGAACGGTTCACGGCGGCTTTAAAAGCTGCCGGTTATGATCAGGTTTATCCGGCCGGGTTTTCACTGGCAGACGCGGTCAAACAGGCACAGGGACTGGCTAAGTCCGGTGACCTGGTCTTGTTCTCGCCCGCTTGCGCCAGCTTCGACATGTTCAACAACTACGAAGAACGGGGGAGGGCTTTTAAACAGCTATGCCGAAGCCTAAAAGCCTAG
- the mraY gene encoding phospho-N-acetylmuramoyl-pentapeptide-transferase — translation MLNSIAIFLSAALISLLVTFPLLWLLRLIRAGQPVRAEGPATHLGKAGTPTMGGIGFVLVMIVLALILINVEFHPAYLALVLLTLCFALIGLADDSLKIVFKRNLGLTFWEKIALQTAAAGVFAIVLTWLGHNLGVWGIIPWLGLYQPLVYPFFVAFIVVGMANATNLTDGLNGLLAGTATIAFLAFAVLANKASQPEAATFALIGAGAVMAFLYFNFPKAGLFMGDVGSLAVGAALAGLAIILRAELRLAVIGGIFVLEAVSVIIQVGSYKAFKRRVLPMAPLHHSFELLGIKEWVIVVGFWIAGLALAIVGLWS, via the coding sequence GTGCTAAACTCGATCGCGATCTTTTTGTCGGCGGCGCTGATCTCGCTGCTCGTTACTTTCCCCCTGCTCTGGCTTCTCCGGTTGATCCGGGCCGGCCAACCGGTCAGGGCAGAGGGGCCGGCCACGCATCTGGGCAAGGCGGGGACCCCGACCATGGGGGGGATCGGTTTTGTCCTGGTCATGATCGTTCTGGCCTTGATCCTGATCAACGTGGAATTCCACCCCGCTTACCTGGCCCTGGTGCTGCTGACCCTCTGTTTCGCCCTGATCGGCCTGGCGGATGACTCGCTCAAGATCGTTTTTAAACGGAACCTCGGTTTAACCTTCTGGGAAAAGATTGCGCTGCAAACGGCGGCCGCCGGGGTCTTTGCCATTGTCCTGACCTGGCTGGGACATAACCTGGGAGTGTGGGGCATTATTCCCTGGTTAGGCCTGTACCAGCCGCTGGTCTACCCGTTCTTTGTCGCTTTTATCGTTGTCGGCATGGCCAACGCGACCAATTTAACCGATGGTCTTAACGGCTTGTTGGCCGGGACCGCGACGATCGCTTTCCTGGCGTTCGCCGTGCTGGCCAACAAGGCCAGCCAACCGGAAGCCGCGACTTTCGCGCTGATCGGCGCCGGAGCGGTCATGGCGTTTCTTTATTTTAATTTTCCCAAAGCCGGCCTGTTCATGGGCGACGTCGGTTCACTGGCGGTCGGCGCCGCGCTGGCCGGATTGGCGATCATCCTGCGGGCGGAGCTCCGCCTGGCGGTGATCGGCGGGATCTTTGTCCTGGAGGCGGTTTCCGTCATTATCCAGGTCGGTTCGTATAAAGCCTTTAAACGGCGGGTCCTGCCGATGGCTCCGCTGCATCATTCTTTTGAGCTTTTAGGGATCAAGGAGTGGGTGATCGTGGTCGGTTTCTGGATCGCCGGGCTGGCGCTGGCGATAGTTGGACTATGGAGCTAA
- the secG gene encoding preprotein translocase subunit SecG, translating into MKTLLLLVQFVAAALLIVAVLLHSAKGEGLGGIGGSAKLFGTPKGMEEGLDRITWGLAIAFMAVSVLLAVIKA; encoded by the coding sequence ATGAAAACATTATTATTGTTGGTCCAGTTCGTTGCGGCCGCGTTATTGATCGTCGCGGTCCTGCTCCATTCCGCCAAGGGTGAAGGTTTAGGCGGGATCGGCGGTTCGGCGAAGCTGTTCGGTACCCCCAAGGGGATGGAAGAGGGCTTGGACCGGATCACCTGGGGGTTAGCGATCGCTTTTATGGCGGTTTCCGTTTTGTTGGCCGTTATTAAGGCCTAA